The segment GTAAATTACTTGTAGTTTACTTTTACGTACGTTTTCATAAAATGTCAAAGcttctgataaaaatataacattaaaattgtgtatatttaatccagaaataataagatttgttGACACTGTTGCAAGTGCACATACAATTTCTGTTAAATCTTCTAATGGACTTTGTCGTAAAAAGTACGATGTATTCTGACATTGTTCTTCAAGTCCTTGTTTAACAAACTGTAATAAGATTATCTATTTACCTAAATTATTAATCCAAGTTTATTCTGCAAAATCAGTTTTCtattgtataatacatttCTGAAAGTACATTTCTTCACAATGTCCATATATAACTCTTACGTATTTGTTTGTATCCTAATATTGTCTGtgtatgcgtgcgtgtgtgtgtataaaagatataatggaAATATTCTACAAATTGTAGAAATGTTAAAAACCCTTACCaagtttgtaattaatttttgcaggcatttaattattttgcatttcatAGATAAACttgattcataaaatatattctgaacatgtatcagaatgTTCTCTcgtaaatctaaaattaataaggcTGTAATATTtctagcaaaataatatttaaatagaacaaCTTTATAGTTACCAGCCACTGATATAGAAGTCATCCATTGCAACAAATCAAGAAATTGTGGCAGATGCTCTcctgtattataatataaatattcatcaaaGAACAGTTTAACTACAAGTATTTCCTCTTGCATATATCGAGAAAATTCAATTGTCATTGAAaggaatttattcatttcttccttggaaaattttccattttcccatataaaagctaaaatattaacatgtcatcattaacattaaaaattaacatagcaactttttttgtatattttatatttaatatattgttataacagTATATGTgacagtaaaataattaaataaaaaatatttttatttttatagttaaaattGCATGCACACATACCTCTTATGAGTAGATTATACAGATTGTATGAAAATCTACTTTGATATTGAAAGTCTGCATATGTAAGAAGATGATAACCAGCCATATTAGCCAAGAGTGAGATAGCATTGCATGGCAATTCAACATTTTGATGATATTTTCCCAATTCATCTATGctgaaatacataatatttaatatttatactaaatgcattaatataaattaatatgaacgacaaatttatgttatttcggatatatattgtttttacctatttatatcaaaaatcgattttgcgtccttatctttaaaaatacttgaaCCAATGTGAAAATAACCAACAGAAGGCAACAGtggctttttccttttttgaaCTTTCACATTctatgtgtaataataataatttttatttatattatttatttataacataaaaaccaaagataatattacttattacatttgcaatatatacataaatatttttatacctgCATCACATTCCAGTTAAAGTGAATTTGAACGTTTTGACGAGAATGTTGGATCTCCATTCGATCTTTGGCATCTTCTAATGCTAATCGCATAAATTCGGGTATAGGTTTCCACACACTTTCTATATTCACTGATTGTATCTTCTCAGGCACCAATTCTGGCTTATATGACTTAAATAAGCTACAAATGTTTTGAAACGTATCACATTATTTcccatttattttatcaagagTATAGATTTTCTCTCTATACTTACGAAAGTAATGCAACAATATGTTTTGGAggcttagaatattttttttgcagagCTAATAATCTTAAGACATCCCTGCGAGAAACATCTTCTGGTCTCGTTAATACATAAATGAGACGTGCTAAATGACGTTCCTAagatgtacatttatattacttacaaaataaatttatgctaaacaaatataaggacattaaattataaacaaatatatgtatttatatatatgtaaaaaatgcataccaatttttctctcttcaacatcatataaaagaagacatcgtaatatatattaattacttttctaTCTACTAATTCATAATCCCATAAACCTAAacatcaacattttttaaaatatacttttacataaatatatgcatagttagaataaataacacatgaaataatattattacatttttaatgtaaatagtTTTAGAATAAGAATGAAatcatttttaacttttgtgtaacaattttataactatacataCCTAAGACCCATTGTATCACAATAATACAAACAGTGAGCGGTAGTTGTTCCGACGATACACACCAAGTAATTACAGACTTTGCTATTTCGTCAGACAATTTATGTCTTGGAATTAAACATCTTATTAATGATACT is part of the Anoplolepis gracilipes chromosome 2, ASM4749672v1, whole genome shotgun sequence genome and harbors:
- the LOC140675834 gene encoding centromere protein I isoform X2, with the translated sequence MVESETKQTCLKFIKSLKSKGTTMPEFNTFLNILQEEATTKGLDDDVLNKLVNVIIDTDLRAVKSVSLIRCLIPRHKLSDEIAKSVITWCVSSEQLPLTVCIIVIQWVLGLWDYELVDRKVINIYYDVFFYMMLKREKLERHLARLIYVLTRPEDVSRRDVLRLLALQKKYSKPPKHIVALLSLFKSYKPELVPEKIQSVNIESVWKPIPEFMRLALEDAKDRMEIQHSRQNVQIHFNWNVMQNVKVQKRKKPLLPSVGYFHIGSSIFKDKDAKSIFDINSIDELGKYHQNVELPCNAISLLANMAGYHLLTYADFQYQSRFSYNLYNLLIRAFIWENGKFSKEEMNKFLSMTIEFSRYMQEEILVVKLFFDEYLYYNTGEHLPQFLDLLQWMTSISVADLRENILIHVQNIFYESSLSMKCKIIKCLQKLITNLFVKQGLEEQCQNTSYFLRQSPLEDLTEIVCALATVSTNLIISGLNIHNFNVIFLSEALTFYENICALESRSHVATWTLSPPAVIYGAFITKSCALLSRVCKLLLRYREMRTHLYQIMPSDMYQQRIHIISTYANDIHRALLYDKPFSARKNGILLSNLSNKVVKDLGDCDLDILLNILNHYAVLPYRYTISNTGLKISTKEDAITMALYYYPAVNEFLAAFHE
- the LOC140675834 gene encoding centromere protein I isoform X1 translates to MQRKNWLKGEIASRCIICSRLVISKINQSERPILNWPIVDNFIYKLVRMVESETKQTCLKFIKSLKSKGTTMPEFNTFLNILQEEATTKGLDDDVLNKLVNVIIDTDLRAVKSVSLIRCLIPRHKLSDEIAKSVITWCVSSEQLPLTVCIIVIQWVLGLWDYELVDRKVINIYYDVFFYMMLKREKLERHLARLIYVLTRPEDVSRRDVLRLLALQKKYSKPPKHIVALLSLFKSYKPELVPEKIQSVNIESVWKPIPEFMRLALEDAKDRMEIQHSRQNVQIHFNWNVMQNVKVQKRKKPLLPSVGYFHIGSSIFKDKDAKSIFDINSIDELGKYHQNVELPCNAISLLANMAGYHLLTYADFQYQSRFSYNLYNLLIRAFIWENGKFSKEEMNKFLSMTIEFSRYMQEEILVVKLFFDEYLYYNTGEHLPQFLDLLQWMTSISVADLRENILIHVQNIFYESSLSMKCKIIKCLQKLITNLFVKQGLEEQCQNTSYFLRQSPLEDLTEIVCALATVSTNLIISGLNIHNFNVIFLSEALTFYENICALESRSHVATWTLSPPAVIYGAFITKSCALLSRVCKLLLRYREMRTHLYQIMPSDMYQQRIHIISTYANDIHRALLYDKPFSARKNGILLSNLSNKVVKDLGDCDLDILLNILNHYAVLPYRYTISNTGLKISTKEDAITMALYYYPAVNEFLAAFHE